One region of Corynebacterium capitovis DSM 44611 genomic DNA includes:
- a CDS encoding DegV family protein, whose amino-acid sequence MPVRVVVDSSAGLPQQIAEELDIAVVDLHVLEGAEGDSTSGLSAIELAAAYARQLERGKDAGVVALHLSKHLSSTWSAAVSASAVFPDNVRVIDTDTAGMALGAAAMAAASLAREGADLDACEAIARSTVERSETWLYISQIDSLRKSGRLSTGTAVLSAALLATKPILRLSGGKLELAGKTRTQTKAFSKLTELVLERAQGKPVFAAVQHAADAEEAAEVLANTLRHVLPERSSVLVEPIVEVIAVHTGPGAVGLSVVFPAEFDDPLPRS is encoded by the coding sequence ATGCCGGTGCGTGTCGTGGTCGATTCGTCGGCCGGGTTGCCGCAGCAGATCGCGGAGGAGCTCGACATCGCCGTCGTGGACTTGCACGTGTTAGAGGGTGCAGAGGGTGATTCAACGAGCGGGTTGTCGGCCATCGAGCTTGCCGCCGCCTATGCGAGACAGCTGGAGCGCGGAAAAGACGCGGGTGTGGTCGCGCTGCATCTGTCCAAGCACCTTTCGTCGACGTGGTCGGCGGCGGTCTCGGCCTCTGCGGTTTTTCCCGATAACGTCCGCGTGATCGACACCGATACCGCAGGCATGGCGCTCGGCGCCGCGGCCATGGCGGCAGCGTCGCTCGCCCGCGAGGGAGCGGACCTTGACGCCTGCGAGGCCATCGCGCGCTCGACCGTGGAGCGCTCCGAGACCTGGCTTTACATCAGCCAGATCGATTCTCTGCGCAAAAGCGGCCGCTTATCGACGGGCACCGCGGTCCTATCTGCTGCCCTCCTCGCCACAAAACCGATCCTCCGCCTCAGCGGAGGCAAATTGGAGCTGGCCGGAAAGACCCGAACGCAGACCAAGGCCTTTTCCAAGCTCACCGAGCTCGTACTTGAGCGTGCGCAAGGCAAACCCGTCTTTGCTGCGGTCCAACACGCGGCCGATGCGGAAGAGGCTGCGGAGGTGTTGGCGAATACCCTGCGCCACGTTCTTCCCGAGCGTTCAAGCGTCCTAGTGGAACCCATCGTCGAGGTGATTGCTGTGCACACGGGACCGGGCGCCGTGGGGTTGTCCGTGGTGTTCCCCGCGGAGT